A genomic segment from Corythoichthys intestinalis isolate RoL2023-P3 chromosome 2, ASM3026506v1, whole genome shotgun sequence encodes:
- the LOC130912380 gene encoding rho GTPase-activating protein 4-like isoform X2 gives MASTVKLRKDKVGMVDYDTQIKEVRCQLVDQLKVMDVQLEQKTQHLHDFSDYLRRRSEIESEYSRSLEKLAERFTNRIKRKEATNRSVAQMWLALLSHTRQESKDHNQLSDNCSTFLIQPLYHCLEYTQRLAKKSKEICTQLQDGLLKVTTELQTAWRTYSQYHADYLCADGKLKEAEKQEEKQKQNAKKLERLIEKRQGKVQDIYLKCSKARNDYLLSLAAANASMSKYYLQDISTLINCSDAGYHMSLSRVMQAYLSSRRQVQQNLTSGLLNLQGSVSGLDQGRDRDALLQEHHVTFCLPLRFPYQPHDGDQLSEISAGGDMRFELETRFKQIQTRLRAVAEETQEANKSMSAAQSSLLEAVYDLDLEPNSSQEDSTENLLARPSVARRRANQQEMENLYLTRVKEFLIGTSLESKLKAKHDLLKVAVEKGQELNRHRPKHYGKSARVRKNPSSGNLLHDQKLFTGDMLSFMQASGQQIPLVVESCIRFINLNGLHHEGIFRVSGSQMEVNNLRDAFERGEDPLAEHKSDLDSVACVLKLYFRDLKNPLFPIDSLSQLLEYVYIKNDDERAEQLKSVISSFPEPLIIVMRYLFAFLHHLVRGSQDQHQDQQREQEDAVTLQPQINAMVKNFILQHESIFPGQREVGGPVYEKCMTLEQDDCEPNVEEGDGDAEYCTIEVEAGHLVSRSNSATACMRKKSEASKADKSGVADHRRSASGPTASTVTSGGAKVILQIPTGPQGRPRRIHSPGFARREQMSSTPDEVIKVDKEVCRQMDSVFKELVSKHALQESSTTFPGGPKERRV, from the exons ATGGCTTCCACTGTGAAGCTCAGGAAGGACAAAGTTGGCATGGTGGACTATGACACACAAATTAAGG AAGTTCGCTGTCAGCTGGTGGACCAACTGAAAGTGATGGACGTGCAGCTGGAGCAGAAAACCCAACATCTCCACGACTTTTCCGATTATCTGCGGCGGCGAAGCGAGATCGAGAGCGAGTACTCGCGATCCCTGGAAAAACTTGCTGAACGGTTCACCAACAGGATCAAGAG GAAAGAGGCGACCAATCGTTCAGTTGCACAGATGTGGTTGGCCTTGCTGTCACACACACGCCAGGAGAGTAAGGACCACAACCAGCTGAGTGACAACTGCTCCACTTTTCTTATTCAGCCACTCTACCATTGCCTGGAGTACACCCAGAGACTAGCCAAGAAG AGTAAAGAAATCTGCACCCAGCTTCAGGATGGCCTACTGAAGGTGACTACGGAGCTTCAGACT GCGTGGCGGACGTACTCCCAATACCACGCCGACTACCTGTGTGCAGACGGGAAGTTAAAAGAAGCTGAGAAACAGGAGGAAAAGCAGAAGCAAAACGCCAAAAAACTGGAGAGGCTCATTGAGAAG AGGCAAGGAAAAGTCCAAGATATTTACTTGAAGTGCAGCAAAGCCAGAAACGATTACCTACTCAGCTTAGCTGCAGCTAACGCTTCCATGAGCAAGTACTACCTCCAGGATATCTCCACTCTCATTAAT TGCTCGGATGCGGGCTACCACATGTCTCTGAGCCGAGTGATGCAAGCGTATCTGTCCAGTCGGCGCCAGGTCCAGCAGAACTTGACATCCGGGCTACTGAATCTCCAGGGATCGGTGTCCGGGCTCGACCAGGGCCGGGACCGAGATGCCCTGCTGCAGGAACACCACGTCACCTTCTGTTTGCCCCTGCGCTTCCCCTACCAGCCCCACGATGGTGACCAG CTTTCTGAGATCAGTGCAGGGGGTGACATGAGGTTTGAGTTGGAGACCAGATTCAAACAAATCCAGACCAGGCTCAGAGCAGTTGCGGAGGAAACGCAGGAG GCAAACAAGAGCATGTCAGCAGCCCAGTCTTCCTTGCTGGAAGCTGTGTACGACTTGGATTTGGAGCCTAATAGCAGCCAGGAGGATAGCACAGAAAACCTGTTGGCGCGGCCCAGTGTGGCTCGCCGCAGAGCAAACCAGCAAGAAATGGAGAACCTATACCTTACT AGAGTCAAAGAATTCCTCATTGGCACTTCTTTAGAGTCCAAGCTAAAGGCCAAACATGACCTTCTTAAAGTGGCTGTGGAAAAAG GGCAAGAATTAAATAGACATCGGCCAAA ACACTACGGGAAGTCTGCACGTGTTCGAAAAAATCCTTCCAGTGGCAACTTGTTACATGACCAAAAACTTTTTACCGGTGACATGTTATCCTTCATGCAG GCATCAGGTCAACAGATTCCACTCGTGGTAGAAAGTTGCATTCGCTTCATTAATCTCAACG GACTCCACCATGAAGGCATTTTCAGGGTGTCGGGCTCTCAAATGGAGGTCAACAATTTGAGGGATGCGTTTGAGCGAG GAGAAGACCCTCTAGCCGAGCACAAATCCGACCTGGATTCAGTTGCATGTGTGCTCAAGTTGTATTTCAGAGATTTGAAGAATCCCCTTTTCCCCATAGACAGCCTCAGTCAGCTACTGGAATACGTCT ACATTAAAAATGATGATGAGAGAGCGGAACAGCTGAAAAGTGTCATCTCGTCCTTCCCTGAGCCGCTCATTATTGTCATGAGATACCTCTTCGCTTTTCTTCATCA CCTGGTCAGAGGGAGCCAGGATCAGCACCAGGACCAGCAACGAGAACAGGAGGACGCAGTCACCCTGCAGCCACAGATCAACGCAATGGTGAAGAACTTCATACTCCAGCACGAGAGCATCTTTCCAGGGCAGAGGGAGGTAGGAGGTCCTGTGTACGAGAAGTGCATGACGCTGGAACAAGATGACTG TGAGCCTAACGTGGAGGAAGGTGACGGTGATGCAGAGTACTGCACAATTG AAGTGGAAGCGGGACACTTGGTCAGTCGCAGTAACTCTGCAACAGCATGCATGCGGAAGAAGAGCGAGGCTTCCAAAGCTGACAAAAGTGGAGTGGCGGACCACCGCAGATCGGCGTCGGGACCCACTGCCTCCACCGTCACTTCGGGAGGGGCAAAGGTCATCCTCCAGATTCCAACTGGACCGCAAGGTCGGCCAAGGAGAATCCACTCTCCTGGTTTTGCGCGCAGAGA ACAGATGAGCTCCACACCTGACGAAGTCATCAAAGTAGACAAG GAGGTGTGTCGGCAGATGGACTCTGTCTTCAAAGAACTCGTCTCTAAGCATGCACTGCAAGAGTCCTCTACCACTTTTCCAGGCGGCCCAAAGGAAAGGAGAGTGTGA
- the LOC130912380 gene encoding rho GTPase-activating protein 4-like isoform X1 codes for MASTVKLRKDKVGMVDYDTQIKEVRCQLVDQLKVMDVQLEQKTQHLHDFSDYLRRRSEIESEYSRSLEKLAERFTNRIKRKEATNRSVAQMWLALLSHTRQESKDHNQLSDNCSTFLIQPLYHCLEYTQRLAKKSKEICTQLQDGLLKVTTELQTAWRTYSQYHADYLCADGKLKEAEKQEEKQKQNAKKLERLIEKRQGKVQDIYLKCSKARNDYLLSLAAANASMSKYYLQDISTLINCSDAGYHMSLSRVMQAYLSSRRQVQQNLTSGLLNLQGSVSGLDQGRDRDALLQEHHVTFCLPLRFPYQPHDGDQLSEISAGGDMRFELETRFKQIQTRLRAVAEETQEANKSMSAAQSSLLEAVYDLDLEPNSSQEDSTENLLARPSVARRRANQQEMENLYLTRVKEFLIGTSLESKLKAKHDLLKVAVEKGQELNRHRPKHYGKSARVRKNPSSGNLLHDQKLFTGDMLSFMQASGQQIPLVVESCIRFINLNGLHHEGIFRVSGSQMEVNNLRDAFERGEDPLAEHKSDLDSVACVLKLYFRDLKNPLFPIDSLSQLLEYVYIKNDDERAEQLKSVISSFPEPLIIVMRYLFAFLHHVSQYSDENMMQPYNLAVCFGPSLVRGSQDQHQDQQREQEDAVTLQPQINAMVKNFILQHESIFPGQREVGGPVYEKCMTLEQDDCEPNVEEGDGDAEYCTIEVEAGHLVSRSNSATACMRKKSEASKADKSGVADHRRSASGPTASTVTSGGAKVILQIPTGPQGRPRRIHSPGFARREQMSSTPDEVIKVDKEVCRQMDSVFKELVSKHALQESSTTFPGGPKERRV; via the exons ATGGCTTCCACTGTGAAGCTCAGGAAGGACAAAGTTGGCATGGTGGACTATGACACACAAATTAAGG AAGTTCGCTGTCAGCTGGTGGACCAACTGAAAGTGATGGACGTGCAGCTGGAGCAGAAAACCCAACATCTCCACGACTTTTCCGATTATCTGCGGCGGCGAAGCGAGATCGAGAGCGAGTACTCGCGATCCCTGGAAAAACTTGCTGAACGGTTCACCAACAGGATCAAGAG GAAAGAGGCGACCAATCGTTCAGTTGCACAGATGTGGTTGGCCTTGCTGTCACACACACGCCAGGAGAGTAAGGACCACAACCAGCTGAGTGACAACTGCTCCACTTTTCTTATTCAGCCACTCTACCATTGCCTGGAGTACACCCAGAGACTAGCCAAGAAG AGTAAAGAAATCTGCACCCAGCTTCAGGATGGCCTACTGAAGGTGACTACGGAGCTTCAGACT GCGTGGCGGACGTACTCCCAATACCACGCCGACTACCTGTGTGCAGACGGGAAGTTAAAAGAAGCTGAGAAACAGGAGGAAAAGCAGAAGCAAAACGCCAAAAAACTGGAGAGGCTCATTGAGAAG AGGCAAGGAAAAGTCCAAGATATTTACTTGAAGTGCAGCAAAGCCAGAAACGATTACCTACTCAGCTTAGCTGCAGCTAACGCTTCCATGAGCAAGTACTACCTCCAGGATATCTCCACTCTCATTAAT TGCTCGGATGCGGGCTACCACATGTCTCTGAGCCGAGTGATGCAAGCGTATCTGTCCAGTCGGCGCCAGGTCCAGCAGAACTTGACATCCGGGCTACTGAATCTCCAGGGATCGGTGTCCGGGCTCGACCAGGGCCGGGACCGAGATGCCCTGCTGCAGGAACACCACGTCACCTTCTGTTTGCCCCTGCGCTTCCCCTACCAGCCCCACGATGGTGACCAG CTTTCTGAGATCAGTGCAGGGGGTGACATGAGGTTTGAGTTGGAGACCAGATTCAAACAAATCCAGACCAGGCTCAGAGCAGTTGCGGAGGAAACGCAGGAG GCAAACAAGAGCATGTCAGCAGCCCAGTCTTCCTTGCTGGAAGCTGTGTACGACTTGGATTTGGAGCCTAATAGCAGCCAGGAGGATAGCACAGAAAACCTGTTGGCGCGGCCCAGTGTGGCTCGCCGCAGAGCAAACCAGCAAGAAATGGAGAACCTATACCTTACT AGAGTCAAAGAATTCCTCATTGGCACTTCTTTAGAGTCCAAGCTAAAGGCCAAACATGACCTTCTTAAAGTGGCTGTGGAAAAAG GGCAAGAATTAAATAGACATCGGCCAAA ACACTACGGGAAGTCTGCACGTGTTCGAAAAAATCCTTCCAGTGGCAACTTGTTACATGACCAAAAACTTTTTACCGGTGACATGTTATCCTTCATGCAG GCATCAGGTCAACAGATTCCACTCGTGGTAGAAAGTTGCATTCGCTTCATTAATCTCAACG GACTCCACCATGAAGGCATTTTCAGGGTGTCGGGCTCTCAAATGGAGGTCAACAATTTGAGGGATGCGTTTGAGCGAG GAGAAGACCCTCTAGCCGAGCACAAATCCGACCTGGATTCAGTTGCATGTGTGCTCAAGTTGTATTTCAGAGATTTGAAGAATCCCCTTTTCCCCATAGACAGCCTCAGTCAGCTACTGGAATACGTCT ACATTAAAAATGATGATGAGAGAGCGGAACAGCTGAAAAGTGTCATCTCGTCCTTCCCTGAGCCGCTCATTATTGTCATGAGATACCTCTTCGCTTTTCTTCATCA CGTATCGCAGTACAGCGACGAGAACATGATGCAGCCATACAACCtggccgtgtgctttggtcccaGCCTGGTCAGAGGGAGCCAGGATCAGCACCAGGACCAGCAACGAGAACAGGAGGACGCAGTCACCCTGCAGCCACAGATCAACGCAATGGTGAAGAACTTCATACTCCAGCACGAGAGCATCTTTCCAGGGCAGAGGGAGGTAGGAGGTCCTGTGTACGAGAAGTGCATGACGCTGGAACAAGATGACTG TGAGCCTAACGTGGAGGAAGGTGACGGTGATGCAGAGTACTGCACAATTG AAGTGGAAGCGGGACACTTGGTCAGTCGCAGTAACTCTGCAACAGCATGCATGCGGAAGAAGAGCGAGGCTTCCAAAGCTGACAAAAGTGGAGTGGCGGACCACCGCAGATCGGCGTCGGGACCCACTGCCTCCACCGTCACTTCGGGAGGGGCAAAGGTCATCCTCCAGATTCCAACTGGACCGCAAGGTCGGCCAAGGAGAATCCACTCTCCTGGTTTTGCGCGCAGAGA ACAGATGAGCTCCACACCTGACGAAGTCATCAAAGTAGACAAG GAGGTGTGTCGGCAGATGGACTCTGTCTTCAAAGAACTCGTCTCTAAGCATGCACTGCAAGAGTCCTCTACCACTTTTCCAGGCGGCCCAAAGGAAAGGAGAGTGTGA